The stretch of DNA TCATTAGTTGTATAGTGGTAGACACTGAGCGGGAGGGTGTTGGCTACCCTTTGGACTTCATGGATCACAGCCTGGAGTAAAAGAAATATGACAACACATTGTTATGCTTTATCATGAAACATCAAAACAAAACTATGAAGATACATCAGACTGATAATGTACCTGCATGTAAGGCATGTTGTGTCTGTCGTCGTAACTGGCGTGATCCTTCTTTTCCAAGACTTGGTCTATCTCCTGCTGGCATCGCTCTGATGGACAGACAATAAATCAATTCAAATGAAAGAATAGATGTCAGAATCACATATTGAAAGTGTGTACCTTGTATGTGTGGGTAGGTCGTGAGGTAGAGGAAGCCAGTGAGCAGGGTGTTGGACGTGGTGTCAGTCCCAGCAAAGTGAAGATCCAGGACAAACATGGTGAGTCGATCCTCACAGAGAGAGGAGCCGTTATTGCCACTctggaaagaggagagagatcgTTTggattttatctttatttaatctctcatttaaaaacactttattttcataagaCGCACACCTTATCCAGGTCATCCAGATAGCAGTCCAGGAAGTCTCGAGGTTGCCGGGGGACCCTGGTCTCTTTGTGCTCGGCGATATGACGAGTTGCAAATTTCTTACAAGTCTGAGAATGAGAGGGAAGACTTTGGTGACTCCCTAAAAAGACAGTGTAGCATGTTAATAAAAGGAAAATGAATAAAGGGAAGTTCTAGGCCTGATGAATATACCTAGGCCTACCTCAATGTTCTTAAATGCCTTCATGAAGGGCAGCGGCAGGTTTCGAATCATGGGAAAGGAGTCATAAAGCTGTAAAGAAAGATACATTTTTGTGTGAAGGTGCATTCAGTTTAACAGTGGAAAGGAAAGGTGGAGGTGAGACGTTTAAACGTTTGCTGCAGATAACTTCTGTGCACAACAAAAAGgtgatatcatcatcatcatcttcaaccgcttatccagGGTCGGGttgcgggggcaacagctccatcAGGGGACACcgaacttccctttcccgggccacattaaccagctctgattgggggatcccgaggcgttcccaggccagagtagagatataatctctccacctagtcctgggtcttccccgtggcctcctcccagctggtcgtgcctggaacacctccctagggatgcgcccagggggcatccttaccagatgcccgaaccacctcagctggctcctttcaacgggaaggagcagcggctctactccgagtccctcatggatgactgagcttctctccctatctctaagggagacgccagccaccctcctgagaaaacccatttctttgccttccagctcagctctcttttcgtcacaacggtgatATTGCGAGCTAAATCTATGGTTTTTGTAATTAccagtttttctttttagaattttttttttcctgagttTAAATGCTATTGCTGCGAAAACAGTATTACGCAGGCTTGTACCGGTGGATGCTAAGTAACTGGCTAGTCTACATAGCATCAGGTTAGCCAACGTTAGCTAAAACTGAGCAGGACTCCTAGGCCTGTGTACATAAAGGTCGACTCCATCTGCATTCTTTTCCGGCGGTTTTcaaaatggaaacgcccactctgcttttagcaaaaagcagtgacgtaggttgccacagtaagctaatcaataaggttacgAATAATccgaacgctagcactagctgagtcaacgttagctgtgctaagtttggaaataactgaaagggttagtttggatttttggaagtggggttatatgttcactcccatgttctgcgaggtaaaatgactgtttttgtcaatggagtctggtggctttgaagagagcgatacaacagcttcagtttcccatcggaaaggactgtctgacggcgaggtaaagtggctgtggacaggagcagcagaaaaacatattttagctacCTGAAAAAAAACCAGTTTGAatatacactatatttagaatttttactgctttaccactgggaagctacagaatgatataaaaaaccTAAAAAAGCATTTATACCCCACTATTTTAAACTAAAAATGTggaatatgattaaaaacttAATTACCTCCAATTCCAAAGAACAAAGATTTGAGATTTGATGGATCACTATAATACAGGACAGAGCTGGTATATTTCACAGACGCTGTCAAGCTCTGTGTTTTTGCATAGTTTTTTCATTAACatccatttctgttttttaatttcattccATCATCAGTATCAGAGCTTTATGCACGGTATCAGTTGCTTAATTTAGATCTCAACCTTACAAACATGTTGTGACTCACCATAGCCCAGGGTCCATTAGCTATCTTGGAGTTTTCTTTAAAGCACTGAACAACCACTTTGATAAAGTTGTTGTCGTAGTCGTAACGCGTACCAAACAGGACCTGGCAGATGATGTTGGAGGCCGCGTTATGAAACATAACTTGAGGACTCATCGTTGTACCTGTGACAGATGTTAACAATGACAACGAAGCAGTACATCAGTACATCTGGAACAGAACATTACATAATAGAGTGGTAACATGGTATAAAAGGTCACAGTGAGTGCACCCACAGACGGCATACCAATGCTCCCTTCCAGTGTTTCCATTGTGTACTGTATCTCTCCCAGAATCCTCTGCTCCATGGACTGCTTCCCCAGACCGAAATTCCTCAAGGTCATCAGAGCGAAGCGACGATGCTCCTTCCAACTAGGGCCGTAGTCTGCCAGAACCAGTCCTATAAAACAGGCATGGATATGGGCACATGGTGCTTCAACACAGtatcttcatgttttttttccctctttttatattttgctGAATAGAAGCCagcatagaagtctatgagaaaatgagcctacttctcacttgatttattacctcagtaaacgttgtaaacatgagtttatggtctcaatcgctagtttcaagtcttcttcaatacagcatgatgttcatttagtaaattatggtcccatttagagtcaaacacaccataaagcaggggatgctttagggcgtggctacctcgtgattgacaggtcgctaccacagcgttgtccggtctgggagttgtctgtgttttcatcctagaactttaaccctttcacaatgtgttttcagttcatgaaagttaattgtaatattttgggcgccttaaaaatgtcttcattCAGCGTTCGGCTggacttagctccatcctctcatgtcacttctgattgcaaaaaaacaagaaggcgacggccaaataccaagatggcgaaggtcTAAATGCCAACGTCAAGGCTTCAAAAGTCCACAAACCAGcggggtgacgtcacggtgactacgtccacttctcataAACAGTATGCATTAGCTGTCAtgagctactggtcataccagacaaAGTAAGGCTGTAGCAGCGAAACCGTTTACTGAGTTAAACAATGCTGTGTTTTATTGCTcatgaattcaacttttcatttgtaagaggAAGATGTCTCATTTCTACTTTCAAAAGTAACATATAATGTCATTGAAACAGGGTACATAGTCTCACTTTAAGTGATAGGCTGTTACAAAATCTGTTTTACCATTCTGGGTGAGGTCGGTGACAAAAATGTCTTGGGGTCGCCCAGCAAAATCCACAGCTTTGGTCATCATAGCCTCCTTCATGGCCT from Sebastes fasciatus isolate fSebFas1 chromosome 21, fSebFas1.pri, whole genome shotgun sequence encodes:
- the LOC141759413 gene encoding cytochrome P450 2F2-like yields the protein MFVSFILLWICVFFFILCVKSQRPKNFPPGPRPLPILGNLLNLSLDNPIKDFERLRKRYGNVYSLFLGPKPAVVINGVQAMKEAMMTKAVDFAGRPQDIFVTDLTQNGLVLADYGPSWKEHRRFALMTLRNFGLGKQSMEQRILGEIQYTMETLEGSIGTTMSPQVMFHNAASNIICQVLFGTRYDYDNNFIKVVVQCFKENSKIANGPWAMLYDSFPMIRNLPLPFMKAFKNIETCKKFATRHIAEHKETRVPRQPRDFLDCYLDDLDKSGNNGSSLCEDRLTMFVLDLHFAGTDTTSNTLLTGFLYLTTYPHIQERCQQEIDQVLEKKDHASYDDRHNMPYMQAVIHEVQRVANTLPLSVYHYTTNDTKLMEYFLPRGTLIIQNLTSVLKEEDQWKFPHEFNPENFLNEQGEFVKPEAFMPFSAGPRMCLGEGLARMELFLITVTLLRKFKFIWPEDAGEPDYTPVYGVTLSPKPYRMKVQLRTTQ